Proteins from a genomic interval of Clostridium sp. M62/1:
- a CDS encoding type II toxin-antitoxin system PemK/MazF family toxin — protein MKRGEIYYIESTYRETGSEQRGGRPAVIVSNDKNNENSEVVEVVYMTTKPKNDLPTHVFIRSALSPSTVLCEQVNSVSVKRIGTLIGKLTKSELTAVDSALAISLGIDFMDPKPAAKEAEHLLEEISKQPLRIVQQDPDVEKIKLETERDLYRNLYNELLSKTMKGASA, from the coding sequence ATGAAACGCGGTGAAATTTATTATATCGAAAGCACATACCGGGAAACCGGAAGCGAGCAGAGAGGCGGCCGTCCTGCGGTGATCGTCTCCAATGACAAGAACAACGAAAACAGCGAGGTTGTGGAAGTGGTATACATGACCACCAAACCAAAAAACGACCTCCCAACTCATGTATTTATCCGGAGCGCACTCTCCCCTTCTACCGTCTTATGCGAACAGGTAAACAGCGTAAGCGTGAAAAGGATCGGGACGCTGATCGGAAAATTGACAAAGAGCGAGCTCACAGCCGTGGACTCTGCTCTGGCAATCTCTCTGGGGATCGACTTCATGGATCCGAAGCCCGCAGCCAAAGAAGCGGAGCATTTACTGGAAGAAATAAGCAAGCAGCCACTCCGGATCGTCCAGCAGGATCCAGACGTTGAAAAGATCAAGCTCGAAACTGAGCGCGATCTCTACCGGAATTTATACAATGAGCTGCTGAGCAAAACCATGAAAGGAGCAAGTGCATGA
- a CDS encoding DUF4406 domain-containing protein, whose protein sequence is MRKKLVYICSPCRGDVEKNIEKAQRYCREAVELWDDVIPIAPHVYFTQFLDDTKQEERAAGMDMGLSLLAMCDELWVYGIENPSEGMRSEIEYAKQHQIPIRDAAELYRNREAETLPIGDALIVLPSHVGHLNGVAAIESTTVRINGEMILDLAIELRRHPGHDITLEADKGADSEVDQ, encoded by the coding sequence ATGAGAAAAAAACTGGTTTACATCTGCTCCCCGTGCCGCGGGGACGTTGAAAAGAACATAGAAAAAGCCCAGCGCTACTGTCGCGAAGCCGTCGAGCTCTGGGACGACGTGATCCCGATCGCGCCTCATGTATATTTTACCCAGTTTCTTGACGACACCAAGCAGGAGGAACGCGCCGCGGGCATGGACATGGGCCTCTCACTTCTGGCCATGTGTGACGAGCTCTGGGTTTACGGTATCGAGAATCCGAGTGAGGGCATGAGGAGCGAGATCGAATACGCAAAGCAGCACCAGATCCCGATCCGGGACGCTGCCGAGCTTTACAGAAACCGCGAAGCCGAAACACTTCCGATCGGTGACGCACTGATCGTTCTCCCTTCTCACGTCGGGCACCTGAACGGCGTCGCCGCGATTGAATCCACCACCGTGCGGATCAATGGCGAAATGATCTTAGACCTTGCGATCGAGCTCAGACGACACCCCGGCCACGACATCACGCTGGAGGCCGACAAAGGCGCAGACTCGGAGGTAGATCAATGA
- a CDS encoding Holliday junction resolvase RecU, translating into MSWDTVPGRNGEGYPDPTASTALARVQHSQKGLQSKRAGEHFENMITASLNWYCDKGVAFVEKTPEPMKPLRKPDRQGRFLACYTKAGQPDFKGTLTGGRAVVFEAKHTDSDKIDQSRLTPEQVESLTLHHKLGAAAFIMVSVGLENFYRVPWEVWRDMKQIYGRKHMKLEDLEPYRVQYIAGILKLLEGVEIDYTEEGGTP; encoded by the coding sequence ATGAGCTGGGACACGGTTCCGGGAAGAAATGGCGAAGGCTACCCGGATCCAACAGCAAGCACCGCCCTTGCACGGGTGCAGCATAGCCAGAAAGGACTCCAGAGCAAGCGAGCCGGTGAACACTTCGAGAATATGATCACCGCAAGCCTGAACTGGTACTGCGACAAGGGCGTGGCCTTCGTTGAAAAGACTCCGGAGCCCATGAAGCCACTCAGGAAGCCAGACCGACAGGGCCGTTTCCTTGCTTGCTACACCAAAGCCGGACAGCCGGACTTCAAGGGAACGCTCACCGGTGGCCGGGCCGTGGTATTTGAGGCGAAACACACCGACAGCGACAAGATCGACCAGAGCCGCCTCACTCCTGAGCAGGTGGAAAGTCTGACACTGCACCACAAGCTCGGAGCTGCTGCCTTCATCATGGTGAGCGTGGGGCTGGAAAACTTCTACCGGGTACCGTGGGAAGTATGGCGAGACATGAAGCAGATCTACGGGCGCAAACACATGAAGCTCGAAGATCTGGAACCGTACCGCGTGCAATATATCGCCGGGATCCTCAAACTGCTGGAAGGTGTGGAGATCGACTACACCGAGGAAGGAGGCACGCCATGA
- a CDS encoding DNA N-6-adenine-methyltransferase gives MNDALLSSKNMCWCTPPDFFAELDREFHFELDPASTDKSAKCAKHFTPDDDGLKQDWGGYCVFCNPPYGRAIADWVRKGYEESRKPGTTVVMLIPSRTDTAYFHDWIFGKASEVRFLRGRLKFTDEDGNGEDAAPFPSAVIVWRSPESTGREFATWHI, from the coding sequence ATGAACGACGCACTGCTGAGCAGTAAAAACATGTGCTGGTGCACTCCGCCGGATTTTTTCGCGGAACTGGATCGCGAGTTTCATTTTGAACTGGATCCGGCCAGCACCGACAAAAGCGCCAAGTGCGCGAAACACTTCACGCCGGACGACGACGGCCTAAAGCAAGACTGGGGGGGGTATTGCGTGTTTTGCAATCCGCCATACGGCCGAGCAATCGCCGACTGGGTACGCAAAGGCTACGAAGAAAGCCGGAAGCCCGGCACCACCGTGGTTATGCTCATTCCTTCGCGGACTGACACGGCATATTTTCACGACTGGATCTTCGGCAAGGCCAGCGAGGTGAGATTCCTCCGCGGCCGCCTGAAATTCACCGACGAGGACGGAAACGGCGAGGACGCAGCTCCGTTTCCTTCTGCCGTCATAGTGTGGCGGAGTCCGGAAAGCACCGGGCGCGAGTTTGCCACATGGCACATATAA
- a CDS encoding site-specific DNA-methyltransferase: MDYKTEAQPKATAGGVPVFCAHDAIVAIEKLIPNPKNPNTHPDAQIQALGRIIRQTGWRAPITVSKRSGFIVKGHGRLAAAKLEGLNEVPVDYQNYTNEAEEYADLVADNRIAELAEIDNKLLADIFADIDTGEIPMELTGYTDKEVESLVTGLAEALHNDLTEPDEIPELPEEDQTITQRGDLWILGNHRLVCGDSTNEADRALLLDGAEPQILLMDPPYCSGGFQESGRSTGSIGTKRYDANGKEIKVTIANDTLSTRGYQQLMRSILKQFTGTVVYCFTDWRMWLYLYDVMEESGFGVKNMIVWNKKTPGMGMGWRTQHELIMFAHRTKPAWDNHKGYGNVIEATRSGNELHPTQKPVEILEKLLDNTQWAEGVMDAFGGSGTTLIAAESIGQKSYLMELSPQFVDTIVKRYIRTTGKTTGIRLFRKGKELGREHFERMFTE; encoded by the coding sequence ATGGACTATAAAACAGAAGCACAGCCAAAAGCAACCGCTGGAGGGGTACCGGTATTCTGCGCCCATGACGCGATCGTGGCCATTGAGAAGCTGATCCCCAACCCGAAGAACCCGAACACACACCCGGACGCACAGATCCAAGCACTCGGCCGCATTATCCGCCAGACCGGGTGGAGGGCGCCGATCACAGTGTCGAAGCGCTCCGGCTTCATAGTAAAGGGCCACGGCCGTCTCGCTGCTGCCAAGCTCGAAGGACTCAACGAAGTGCCGGTGGACTACCAGAACTACACGAACGAGGCCGAGGAATACGCCGATCTGGTGGCCGACAACCGGATCGCAGAGCTGGCAGAGATCGACAACAAGCTGCTGGCTGACATTTTCGCCGACATTGACACTGGCGAGATCCCCATGGAGCTGACCGGCTACACCGACAAGGAAGTGGAAAGCCTCGTCACTGGACTGGCCGAAGCCCTGCACAATGACCTCACAGAGCCGGACGAGATCCCAGAGCTTCCGGAGGAAGATCAGACAATCACGCAACGCGGCGATCTCTGGATTCTCGGAAACCACCGCCTCGTGTGCGGAGACAGTACAAACGAAGCCGATCGCGCTCTCCTACTCGACGGAGCCGAGCCTCAGATCCTTCTCATGGATCCGCCGTACTGCTCCGGAGGTTTTCAGGAATCCGGACGCAGCACCGGAAGTATCGGAACCAAACGCTACGACGCAAACGGGAAGGAAATCAAAGTGACGATCGCGAACGATACCCTCAGCACTCGCGGATACCAGCAGCTCATGCGCTCGATCCTGAAACAGTTCACCGGTACCGTGGTTTATTGCTTCACCGACTGGAGAATGTGGCTCTATCTCTACGACGTAATGGAGGAAAGCGGGTTCGGCGTCAAGAATATGATCGTCTGGAATAAGAAAACGCCGGGCATGGGTATGGGCTGGAGAACTCAGCACGAGCTGATAATGTTCGCACACCGTACAAAGCCAGCATGGGACAACCACAAGGGCTACGGGAACGTGATCGAAGCCACCCGCTCCGGAAATGAGCTCCACCCGACGCAAAAGCCGGTGGAGATACTGGAGAAACTGCTGGACAATACACAGTGGGCCGAGGGAGTCATGGACGCCTTCGGAGGATCTGGCACGACTCTGATCGCTGCGGAAAGTATAGGCCAGAAGTCGTACCTCATGGAGCTGAGTCCTCAGTTTGTTGATACAATCGTAAAACGCTACATAAGGACAACTGGCAAGACGACCGGGATCCGACTGTTCAGGAAGGGCAAAGAGCTGGGCCGCGAGCACTTCGAGAGAATGTTCACGGAATAA
- a CDS encoding DUF1492 domain-containing protein produces MHQNSEAKQPKETDEIKKKLESYAALHRRIDNQIERLENLEAVMGSISSPSFDGISGGGGDGTSKQERQVIQKVTLEETIRRMIADEDQERSELEALISEMEKPDEQTVLEMHYFDAANWWTVCAALHGSREDYDEHEQRYLKRTFKLHGSALQSLAKIYRAKQEQG; encoded by the coding sequence ATGCACCAGAACAGTGAGGCAAAACAGCCGAAGGAAACCGACGAGATCAAGAAAAAGCTGGAAAGCTACGCAGCACTCCACCGCAGGATCGACAACCAGATCGAACGGCTGGAGAATCTGGAGGCCGTCATGGGCTCCATATCCTCGCCGAGCTTCGACGGAATATCCGGAGGCGGTGGCGACGGAACAAGCAAACAAGAACGGCAAGTGATCCAGAAGGTAACACTGGAGGAAACGATCCGCCGCATGATCGCAGACGAGGATCAGGAACGCAGCGAACTGGAGGCCCTGATCTCCGAAATGGAAAAGCCAGACGAGCAGACCGTGTTAGAAATGCACTACTTCGACGCAGCGAACTGGTGGACAGTATGTGCCGCCCTTCATGGTAGCCGGGAGGACTACGACGAACACGAGCAACGCTACCTCAAAAGAACATTCAAGCTACACGGCTCGGCGCTTCAATCGCTGGCCAAAATATACAGAGCAAAACAAGAACAGGGATAA
- a CDS encoding protoporphyrinogen oxidase — protein sequence MAEGKQNLQNAAIIAKLFGVTDRRIQQLAKDGIIPAAQKRPYMFDLLPTVQSYIRYLSDKANGREAKSADTAQVEMEKLRAEADMKRSKADMAAMQLKELEGKMHRSEDVEAVTNDLVYTVRSMIMALPGRLAMDVVQVASANEASALIRAECYKILNELANYNYDPAVYQRRVRDREGWSDVIVAADEADD from the coding sequence ATGGCGGAGGGCAAGCAGAATCTCCAAAACGCTGCCATTATTGCGAAGCTGTTCGGCGTCACCGACCGCCGGATCCAGCAGCTCGCAAAAGATGGAATTATTCCAGCCGCCCAGAAGCGGCCGTATATGTTCGACCTGCTTCCGACGGTGCAATCTTACATCCGTTACCTGAGTGACAAAGCCAACGGCCGAGAGGCCAAAAGCGCCGACACCGCTCAGGTTGAAATGGAGAAGCTGCGGGCTGAGGCTGACATGAAACGCAGTAAGGCAGACATGGCAGCCATGCAACTGAAAGAGCTCGAAGGCAAAATGCACCGCAGCGAGGACGTGGAGGCCGTGACGAATGACCTCGTTTACACTGTCCGCAGCATGATAATGGCACTCCCCGGACGTTTGGCCATGGACGTTGTGCAGGTGGCAAGCGCCAACGAAGCCTCGGCACTGATCCGGGCGGAGTGCTACAAAATTCTGAACGAGCTCGCAAACTACAACTACGATCCGGCGGTATATCAGCGGCGGGTGCGGGATCGTGAAGGCTGGAGCGACGTTATAGTGGCCGCTGATGAAGCCGACGACTAA
- a CDS encoding phage terminase large subunit family protein yields MKPTTKKSTAKLNAAIAPAIRNFKPPEDLTVAEWADRHRRLSPENSAESGPWRTSRTPYLREPMEAFTDPKIRKIVMVAASQVGKSELELNIIGYIIDQDPGSILFVQPSLDDARKFSRLRIAPMIRDSKVLRAKVSDVKSKDSGNTILQKSFPGGMLTITGSNSASALASTPARYILGDERDRWAVSAGAEGDPWALAEARQATFYNAKAVEVSTPTIKGASNIESSYYLGTQERWCHQCPECGEYGEITFDRVHFDHTVAKVRGKKAYKIVGPITWCCPSCGCIVPEEKMRKQPAKWIAENPAAYDEGVRSFWLNAFSSPWTPWEKIALKFLQAKDDPQKLKVVYNTLLGELWEDRGDIADEDTMLARREDYGTNADGSPVEVPEGVLVLTCGVDTQDNRLEYEVVGHGFYGETWGIKKGYIMGKPDTDEVWQQLDDVIDHVYRFKDGKGLRISITCVDSGGHYTQEVYTRCRERKNKRVFAIKGKGGDGIPFVTPPSKVPIKDNKRITCWLYTLGVDAGKETIMSSLKVQEAGPKYCHFPIHESCGYDTYYFNGLLSERLELTQTKRGNQWHWVKIPGHNRNEALDCRNYANAGLKIIDPDMFAVERRLKNVQETPQAKPAQRRKPKPAARNYFDEW; encoded by the coding sequence ATGAAGCCGACGACTAAAAAATCCACCGCGAAACTCAACGCAGCCATAGCACCGGCCATTCGCAACTTTAAGCCACCCGAAGATCTGACGGTGGCCGAATGGGCCGATAGACACCGCCGCCTATCCCCGGAGAACTCCGCGGAGTCTGGCCCGTGGCGCACTTCGCGCACGCCGTACCTGCGGGAACCTATGGAAGCGTTCACGGATCCGAAGATCCGTAAGATCGTAATGGTGGCAGCGTCTCAGGTGGGAAAATCTGAGCTGGAGCTGAACATAATCGGCTACATTATTGACCAAGATCCCGGCTCGATCCTGTTCGTCCAGCCTTCCCTCGACGACGCCCGAAAGTTCTCACGCCTCCGTATCGCTCCAATGATACGAGACAGCAAGGTGCTGAGGGCGAAAGTTTCCGACGTCAAAAGCAAAGACTCCGGGAACACAATCCTCCAGAAGTCATTCCCCGGCGGTATGCTCACGATCACAGGATCCAACAGCGCCTCCGCTCTGGCTTCCACTCCCGCCCGCTACATTCTCGGCGACGAGCGCGACCGCTGGGCCGTGTCTGCCGGTGCTGAGGGTGATCCGTGGGCTCTGGCCGAAGCCAGACAGGCCACGTTCTACAATGCGAAGGCCGTCGAGGTATCAACTCCGACCATAAAAGGCGCTTCAAATATCGAAAGCAGCTACTACCTCGGAACACAGGAACGCTGGTGCCACCAGTGCCCTGAGTGTGGAGAGTACGGCGAGATCACCTTCGACCGCGTACACTTCGATCATACAGTGGCCAAAGTCCGCGGGAAAAAGGCGTACAAGATCGTGGGCCCGATTACATGGTGCTGCCCCTCCTGCGGCTGCATAGTACCGGAGGAGAAAATGCGGAAGCAGCCTGCAAAGTGGATCGCCGAGAACCCGGCGGCCTACGACGAGGGCGTCCGCTCCTTCTGGCTGAACGCTTTTTCTTCTCCATGGACTCCATGGGAAAAGATCGCGCTCAAATTCCTGCAAGCCAAGGACGATCCTCAGAAGCTCAAAGTAGTTTATAACACGCTGCTGGGTGAGCTCTGGGAGGATCGCGGCGACATAGCAGACGAGGACACCATGCTGGCCCGGCGCGAGGACTACGGTACCAATGCCGACGGCTCTCCCGTCGAAGTTCCGGAGGGCGTTCTCGTTCTCACCTGCGGCGTAGATACTCAGGACAACCGTTTGGAGTACGAAGTCGTGGGCCATGGCTTCTACGGTGAAACGTGGGGTATAAAAAAGGGCTACATCATGGGAAAACCCGACACCGACGAGGTATGGCAGCAGCTCGACGACGTGATCGACCACGTTTACCGCTTCAAGGACGGAAAAGGGCTGCGGATCTCAATCACCTGCGTGGACTCCGGCGGCCATTACACCCAAGAGGTATACACTCGCTGCCGTGAGCGTAAGAACAAGCGCGTTTTTGCTATCAAGGGCAAGGGCGGCGACGGGATCCCGTTCGTGACGCCTCCGTCAAAGGTTCCGATCAAGGACAACAAGCGGATCACCTGCTGGCTCTACACACTCGGCGTTGACGCCGGAAAGGAAACGATCATGTCGAGCCTGAAAGTTCAGGAGGCTGGCCCAAAATATTGCCATTTTCCGATCCACGAGTCCTGCGGCTACGACACCTACTATTTCAACGGCCTGCTCTCCGAGCGTCTGGAGCTCACGCAAACAAAGCGCGGCAACCAGTGGCACTGGGTAAAAATCCCCGGACACAACCGGAACGAGGCCCTCGACTGCCGAAACTATGCGAACGCCGGGCTAAAAATCATAGATCCGGACATGTTCGCGGTGGAGCGACGTCTGAAAAATGTCCAAGAAACACCGCAGGCCAAACCGGCGCAGCGCCGAAAACCGAAACCGGCAGCCCGGAACTACTTCGACGAGTGGTAA